Proteins encoded by one window of Candidatus Binatia bacterium:
- a CDS encoding AMP-binding protein, with the protein MTTRNWVVSDPFQDTPKLPPEQEAIRAKCFHSTGTFVEFHKEEIEQSVPERFEKIVRQYPHRPAVKAVDRTLTYAELNQHANRIARAILARQESKAEPVAILLPKGVPQIAAMLGILKAGKFFVLLDPSFPWSRTAASLEDSQAGLVMISEQSATAGDFASGSYKVMEFDSIDASLPNDDLPVAVSPDAMAYVVYTSGSTGEPKGVVQTHRNLLHHVMLFTNAYHLCEHDRVSLIASGTARAVHDTFAALLNGAWLLPFDVQQEGMTRLTNWLRQERISIWSVSSLLFRNFCEAVTEKEIFPDLRLIRLASEAAYKIDLDLYKKTFSSGCLLANGLNTAETQFLRIYLMDHSTEVTGNKVPVGYALDDKEVFLLDDAGREVSFNKIGEIAVRTRYLSPGYWRRPELTEAKFKSDPEGTDRRIYLTGDLGLMLPDGCLIHEGRKDFRVKIRGYGVELAEVENTLRSHRAVREAVVIAPQSKSGEARLIAYFTSSIQAAPRVSELRNFLKEKLPDYMIPSAFVKLESIPLTPNGKVDRKALPEPETTRPELDTAYTPPRSEIEQKLVQIWEEVLGVRPIGIHDNFFDLGGHSLLAAKLFARLDEAFGRSLPLGVLFNAPTVGLLAERYRSAPEPKARSAIVPIRTGGTLPPIFGVPGVFGNVLCFAELSRELGSDQPFYGLQSIGLDGAEAPLDSIESMASLYVSEIRKVQPHGPYALIGACFGARVAYEMARQLLEAEEGVAFLGLLDPSRREGYDTSENAVSKSRIRKRAKALSSFVTDRLQLYLDEMRGLEGAERIKFIASKIRSLTLNIGSSKAFTRIQRELNQLEVFMANKEASKRYHRKPLNGRLRALEIFETSRNTMGWRFDWKSLWGGHPVRHHVPGKDSGDMLRGENAPAVAGLLAQRLRAAFAAENRRDSVVHGR; encoded by the coding sequence AAGAGATCGAGCAATCGGTCCCGGAGCGGTTTGAGAAAATTGTTCGTCAGTATCCGCATCGACCGGCAGTAAAGGCCGTCGATCGTACGCTAACATACGCTGAGCTGAATCAGCATGCTAATCGAATCGCACGCGCGATTTTAGCTAGGCAAGAGAGCAAAGCCGAACCTGTCGCAATCCTCTTACCGAAGGGCGTTCCCCAAATCGCCGCCATGTTGGGAATTCTTAAAGCCGGGAAGTTCTTCGTGCTCCTGGACCCGTCATTTCCGTGGTCACGAACCGCAGCCTCGTTGGAAGACTCTCAAGCGGGATTGGTGATGATTAGTGAGCAGAGCGCTACGGCCGGAGACTTTGCGAGCGGTAGTTATAAAGTGATGGAGTTCGACTCGATCGATGCTAGTCTTCCGAATGATGACCTTCCGGTGGCCGTGTCACCCGACGCCATGGCCTATGTCGTCTATACCTCCGGTTCAACAGGAGAACCGAAAGGCGTCGTTCAAACTCATCGAAATCTGCTGCATCACGTCATGCTTTTCACGAACGCGTACCATTTATGTGAACATGACAGGGTGAGTTTGATAGCTTCGGGAACGGCACGCGCCGTTCACGACACCTTCGCCGCTTTGCTGAACGGCGCTTGGCTTCTCCCATTTGATGTTCAGCAAGAAGGCATGACTCGCCTCACCAACTGGCTCCGTCAAGAAAGAATCTCAATTTGGTCCGTGAGTTCGCTGCTTTTCCGTAACTTTTGCGAAGCCGTCACAGAGAAGGAAATCTTCCCGGATCTTCGCCTGATCCGACTGGCCAGTGAGGCGGCATACAAAATCGATCTTGACCTCTACAAAAAAACCTTTTCGTCAGGCTGCTTGTTAGCCAATGGTCTGAACACCGCTGAAACACAATTTTTGCGAATATATCTGATGGATCACAGTACCGAGGTTACCGGTAACAAAGTACCCGTCGGCTACGCTCTTGACGACAAGGAGGTTTTCCTTTTGGACGATGCGGGCAGGGAAGTTAGCTTCAACAAGATCGGCGAAATAGCTGTGCGGACCCGTTATCTTTCTCCCGGGTACTGGCGGAGGCCGGAGCTTACCGAAGCCAAGTTCAAATCGGACCCCGAAGGCACCGATAGGCGCATTTATCTTACCGGCGATTTGGGTCTGATGCTTCCTGATGGCTGCTTGATCCACGAGGGCCGCAAAGACTTTCGTGTCAAGATTCGCGGTTACGGCGTCGAGCTGGCGGAAGTTGAGAACACGCTCCGTAGCCACCGCGCCGTCAGGGAAGCTGTGGTGATCGCGCCACAGTCCAAATCAGGCGAAGCTCGTTTAATCGCGTACTTTACTTCCTCAATTCAAGCAGCTCCCAGGGTTAGCGAGTTGCGTAATTTTCTTAAAGAAAAACTCCCCGATTACATGATACCGTCAGCTTTTGTAAAGCTCGAATCAATCCCACTTACGCCTAATGGCAAGGTAGATCGTAAAGCTTTGCCGGAGCCGGAAACGACTAGACCTGAGCTAGACACGGCCTATACACCCCCTCGAAGCGAGATCGAACAGAAACTGGTGCAAATATGGGAGGAAGTCCTCGGCGTTCGGCCGATCGGCATCCACGACAACTTCTTCGACCTAGGGGGGCATTCGCTTCTGGCCGCCAAACTGTTTGCGCGTTTGGACGAGGCGTTCGGCCGCTCGCTTCCGTTAGGCGTCCTGTTCAACGCTCCGACAGTGGGCTTGCTCGCCGAGCGCTACCGAAGCGCTCCAGAGCCGAAGGCGCGTTCAGCGATCGTTCCGATCCGGACGGGCGGCACTCTACCGCCGATCTTTGGCGTACCTGGTGTATTCGGGAACGTGCTCTGCTTCGCGGAACTGAGCCGCGAACTTGGTTCCGATCAGCCATTCTACGGACTGCAATCCATCGGCCTCGACGGAGCGGAGGCGCCGCTCGATTCCATTGAATCAATGGCGAGCCTGTACGTAAGTGAAATTCGCAAAGTTCAACCTCACGGACCGTACGCGCTCATCGGGGCATGTTTCGGCGCCCGGGTGGCCTATGAGATGGCTCGCCAGCTGCTTGAAGCTGAAGAGGGAGTGGCGTTCCTCGGCCTATTGGACCCGTCTCGCCGCGAAGGGTATGACACCAGCGAAAACGCGGTTTCCAAGTCTCGGATACGCAAGCGCGCGAAAGCGCTAAGTAGTTTCGTGACGGACCGTCTACAACTCTATCTCGATGAAATGCGGGGTCTTGAGGGAGCCGAGCGCATCAAGTTCATCGCGAGCAAAATCCGGTCGCTCACCTTGAACATCGGGAGTAGCAAGGCCTTCACGCGCATCCAGCGTGAGCTCAACCAGCTCGAAGTCTTTATGGCAAATAAAGAAGCTAGCAAACGGTATCATCGCAAACCGTTGAACGGGCGGCTCCGAGCTTTGGAAATTTTTGAGACGTCACGCAATACCATGGGCTGGCGTTTCGACTGGAAATCCCTTTGGGGCGGCCATCCGGTTCGACATCACGTGCCGGGCAAAGACTCCGGAGACATGCTTAGAGGCGAGAATGCGCCTGCCGTTGCCGGACTTCTTGCGCAGCGCCTGCGGGCGGCCTTCGCGGCGGAAAACCGGCGAGACTCGGTCGTCCATGGACGGTGA